From the genome of Methanofervidicoccus abyssi, one region includes:
- a CDS encoding DUF499 domain-containing protein — MGIKALKIREDIQKGIDPAPKLGEVLSGKADKVYTDAKEFFRRTYFSQNLIDLLKRVVRAIKGEESSRIITLYSFYGGGKTHSILAIYHAFKNPDALKDEEVLRDYDEVIKQEICKLADEIKEISKDLKTIIATGDDTRFFGHPTEPIDMPPYKIHTLWGYIAHNLGKYGLVENYDKNLSIPPQNKISDLLSGEKAIFIIDELIDYAHSMIHSKNEYEKGYVKSLPQFIEYFAKAIRASDSILIISLPVELKKTRSETGFETDWRYDRGFVQSVWNALKDFALPISPLRTEGVKDDVVEVLKKRIFEKIPENIKMSALQKLREKVVSYEEHFVGYEDFLRKFERTYPFHPDYLEILEKLISSLKLQKTRDALKITIEVVKSIINSGEDSEYITVWHIDPSLDSLKPMLFRDLYADYEMVYRKEVEGISGFTEPELVKITLRTVFLSTYIHDSPIRRDDFPDRKKLVRMVYEPRKFTENNWEPTDVLSALEAAYSSEEITHLMESEGRYWFWRHANVKEHIENRARTLLEHEDDRIYNKIEEYLKLSEHGKLSDRGVTKKVGRRKEREDIVQFFDKIIYLKTTYDERKVEDDRSLKLVVFVKKDLMIDLRKDIFENYEDSERTYKNTVVVLMPSEEYYDKIKIQAARLVACDLVEKEVSSFYAEHGKSVVKTQKALIEDFRGTYEKDLIEAIVKGYTLVYYPREVDYKFDVCEALIQNPSYHLPTAVYITLSKAPILKISDVLTFEALVKHIKDVMGVDITESDRIYTVEQIIDWFKQRAAFPMVKDEVIKNALKEGVRLKKIGVLDGNEIYFKKVHKNTPPLSQEIDEGEIPDTLKDDAKVLPRRKAVEIQYKMLKEKEKVLRRLDVVEKIWYEIKAEDSVLRLEELPTMDDWHYTFVNGLIVEKREKLKSGITVEVYPGTGIEKDAGKEVRITIKAIPINLEVEKVEVSVKCNDKEILSQEMERKDDRFESVLYVNAPKMEGEKDNYIAVVKAYTPNGVFEKSIRFTIEAKVKRKTVKLREINEKHIGAKLIKILDIKDYSILSDIENIPEFKEAKVTGNLIVKVNAGEINVNYSNVSIDVAANSSKEIADYGLESSGTFEVEPNESFELKELTVRKLMRLNGKVEFLLGLEE, encoded by the coding sequence ATGGGTATTAAAGCCCTCAAGATTAGAGAAGATATCCAGAAAGGAATCGATCCAGCTCCAAAGCTTGGAGAGGTGTTAAGCGGTAAAGCGGATAAGGTTTACACAGATGCAAAAGAGTTCTTCAGAAGAACGTACTTCTCCCAAAACCTAATTGATCTCCTAAAGAGAGTGGTTCGAGCTATAAAGGGAGAAGAGAGCAGTAGGATCATCACCCTCTATTCATTCTACGGCGGAGGTAAGACCCACTCCATATTAGCAATCTATCACGCTTTTAAGAATCCGGACGCTTTGAAAGATGAAGAAGTACTGAGAGATTACGATGAAGTTATCAAGCAAGAAATCTGCAAGCTTGCAGATGAAATAAAGGAGATTTCAAAGGATTTGAAGACCATCATAGCCACTGGAGACGATACCCGTTTCTTCGGACATCCCACCGAACCGATAGACATGCCACCCTACAAGATTCACACTCTTTGGGGCTACATAGCACACAACCTCGGCAAATATGGGCTGGTAGAGAACTACGACAAAAACCTTTCAATCCCACCTCAAAACAAGATCAGCGATCTGCTCAGCGGTGAAAAGGCAATATTCATCATCGATGAGCTGATAGATTATGCTCATTCCATGATACATTCTAAGAACGAATACGAGAAAGGATACGTCAAAAGCTTACCACAGTTTATAGAGTATTTTGCAAAAGCGATCAGAGCATCTGATTCGATTTTAATAATCTCATTACCCGTTGAATTAAAGAAGACCCGGTCTGAAACGGGGTTTGAAACGGATTGGAGATACGATAGGGGCTTCGTGCAGTCAGTGTGGAACGCCCTTAAAGATTTTGCTCTTCCAATTTCACCGCTTAGAACCGAAGGAGTAAAAGATGATGTCGTCGAAGTTCTAAAGAAGAGAATCTTCGAAAAAATCCCTGAAAACATCAAAATGTCCGCTCTTCAAAAGTTGAGAGAGAAAGTAGTATCATACGAAGAGCACTTTGTCGGTTATGAAGATTTCCTCAGAAAGTTTGAGAGAACATACCCATTCCATCCCGACTACCTCGAAATCCTTGAAAAGTTGATATCCAGTCTAAAGCTTCAAAAGACGAGAGATGCCCTCAAGATAACGATTGAAGTTGTAAAGAGCATCATAAACTCCGGAGAAGATTCAGAGTACATAACGGTATGGCACATCGATCCATCACTCGATTCTCTTAAGCCCATGCTTTTCAGAGATCTATATGCAGACTACGAGATGGTTTACAGGAAAGAGGTTGAAGGTATATCTGGCTTTACAGAGCCTGAACTCGTTAAAATAACGTTAAGAACTGTATTTCTCTCAACATACATACATGACAGTCCAATAAGAAGAGATGACTTTCCTGATAGGAAAAAGCTTGTAAGGATGGTTTACGAACCAAGAAAGTTCACTGAAAACAACTGGGAACCTACAGATGTGTTATCTGCCCTTGAAGCGGCATACAGTAGTGAGGAAATTACACACCTAATGGAATCTGAAGGCAGATATTGGTTCTGGAGACATGCAAATGTAAAGGAGCACATCGAAAATAGGGCAAGAACGTTGCTTGAACATGAAGATGACAGAATATATAATAAGATAGAAGAATACCTAAAGCTCAGTGAACATGGTAAGCTGAGCGATAGGGGAGTTACTAAGAAAGTCGGTAGAAGAAAAGAAAGAGAGGATATAGTGCAATTCTTTGATAAAATCATTTATCTTAAGACTACCTACGACGAGAGAAAAGTTGAAGATGATAGATCTCTAAAACTCGTCGTATTTGTCAAAAAGGATTTGATGATCGACTTAAGAAAAGATATATTTGAAAACTACGAAGATTCTGAGAGAACGTATAAGAACACTGTCGTTGTCTTGATGCCAAGCGAAGAATACTACGATAAGATAAAGATACAAGCTGCTAGACTTGTCGCATGCGATTTGGTTGAGAAAGAAGTTTCAAGCTTTTACGCGGAACATGGGAAGAGTGTCGTAAAAACACAAAAAGCTTTAATTGAAGATTTTAGAGGGACATACGAAAAAGACTTAATAGAGGCTATTGTAAAAGGATACACACTCGTTTACTATCCAAGAGAGGTTGATTATAAATTTGATGTTTGTGAAGCGTTAATCCAAAATCCTTCGTATCACCTTCCAACAGCGGTTTACATTACATTATCAAAGGCACCAATACTAAAGATTAGTGATGTTCTAACGTTTGAAGCTCTCGTAAAACACATAAAGGACGTGATGGGTGTAGATATAACTGAATCTGACAGAATCTACACGGTAGAGCAGATAATAGACTGGTTTAAGCAAAGAGCAGCGTTTCCAATGGTAAAAGATGAGGTAATTAAAAATGCTTTAAAGGAAGGTGTTAGGCTAAAGAAGATAGGAGTGCTTGACGGAAATGAAATATACTTCAAGAAAGTCCACAAAAATACCCCACCACTCAGCCAAGAAATAGATGAGGGTGAAATACCAGACACGTTAAAAGATGATGCTAAAGTTCTACCGAGGAGAAAAGCTGTAGAAATACAATATAAAATGCTCAAAGAAAAGGAAAAAGTACTGAGAAGATTAGATGTTGTAGAAAAGATATGGTATGAAATAAAAGCTGAAGACAGTGTTCTAAGACTTGAGGAACTTCCAACTATGGATGACTGGCACTACACCTTCGTTAATGGATTGATTGTAGAAAAAAGAGAAAAGCTGAAGTCTGGTATAACTGTCGAAGTGTATCCCGGAACTGGAATAGAAAAAGATGCTGGGAAAGAGGTAAGAATTACAATTAAAGCAATACCTATAAATTTAGAGGTCGAAAAAGTCGAAGTATCTGTAAAATGCAATGATAAAGAAATTTTAAGTCAAGAAATGGAGAGAAAGGATGATAGATTTGAGAGTGTTTTATACGTCAATGCTCCCAAGATGGAAGGTGAAAAGGATAATTATATAGCTGTAGTTAAAGCATATACTCCAAATGGAGTATTTGAAAAATCTATAAGGTTTACGATAGAGGCAAAAGTAAAGAGAAAGACTGTTAAGTTAAGAGAGATTAATGAGAAACACATAGGAGCAAAGTTAATAAAAATATTAGATATTAAGGATTACAGTATTCTTTCTGATATTGAAAATATACCTGAATTTAAAGAAGCAAAGGTTACTGGTAATCTCATTGTAAAAGTCAATGCAGGAGAGATTAATGTAAACTATAGTAATGTAAGTATCGATGTAGCAGCGAACTCATCGAAAGAAATTGCAGATTATGGTTTAGAGTCCTCAGGAACATTCGAAGTAGAACCTAATGAGTCTTTTGAACTAAAAGAGCTAACAGTTAGAAAGCTTATGAGATTAAATGGAAAAGTAGAATTTTTACTTGGACTGGAGGAGTGA